In Dyadobacter sp. CECT 9275, the following proteins share a genomic window:
- a CDS encoding TIGR02757 family protein, with amino-acid sequence MPNADSPVFSSYVSDLLEAKAEQYNGPDFIPNDPISIPHRFSLKQDIEIMGFWASILAWGQRKTIINKCVELITLMDGAPYDFVRNHQESDLKAFLSFKHRTFNATDTLYFLHFFQEYYRNHDSLEEAFLVNMSANEPNTEKGLIGFHDLFCDSAFFPERTRKHIATPVRKSSCKRLNMFLRWMVRKDDKGVDFGLWNRLSPAQLICPCDVHVDRVARLLGLIKRPVTDWQTAVELSGSLRLLNPDDPVKYDFALFGLGIEGFAK; translated from the coding sequence ATGCCAAACGCTGACAGCCCGGTGTTTTCTTCCTATGTGTCTGATTTACTGGAAGCAAAGGCAGAACAGTACAACGGTCCAGACTTTATTCCAAACGACCCGATCAGTATCCCGCACCGTTTCAGCCTCAAACAGGATATTGAGATCATGGGTTTCTGGGCTTCCATACTCGCCTGGGGGCAACGGAAGACCATCATCAATAAATGCGTGGAACTAATCACGCTGATGGATGGAGCTCCTTATGATTTCGTCAGGAACCATCAGGAAAGTGATCTGAAGGCATTTTTGTCGTTTAAACACCGTACATTTAATGCTACTGATACCCTTTACTTCCTCCATTTTTTTCAGGAGTATTACCGCAATCATGATTCACTGGAAGAAGCATTCCTGGTGAATATGTCGGCTAATGAGCCCAATACCGAAAAGGGGTTGATTGGCTTTCATGATCTTTTTTGTGACTCAGCTTTTTTTCCGGAAAGGACCCGAAAGCATATCGCCACTCCGGTACGCAAGTCGTCCTGCAAAAGGTTGAACATGTTTCTCCGGTGGATGGTACGTAAGGATGATAAAGGAGTTGATTTTGGTTTATGGAATCGGCTGAGCCCCGCGCAACTCATTTGTCCTTGTGATGTTCATGTAGATCGGGTAGCGCGCCTGTTGGGTCTGATAAAACGTCCTGTTACGGACTGGCAAACTGCCGTTGAACTTTCCGGTTCTCTCAGGCTCCTGAATCCTGATGACCCGGTTAAGTATGATTTTGCATTGTTCGGGTTAGGTATCGAAGGTTTTGCAAAATAA
- the kdsB gene encoding 3-deoxy-manno-octulosonate cytidylyltransferase codes for MQILGIIPARYASTRFPAKALVDIGGKSMIQRVYEQSVQASQLAKVIVATDDERILEHVLGFGGEAVMTSTAHQSGTDRCYEALVKTEMSFDYVINIQGDEPFISPEPIDHLAAVLDGATELATLVKVIDSEDILFNVNVPKAILNKRNEVMYFSRQTIPHLRNIDEKEWLKSHTFYKHIGIYAYRVDVLARITELPVSSLEKAEALEQLRWLENGYAIRAVVTSDDSHGVDTPADLDRVTRKFLS; via the coding sequence GTGCAAATTTTAGGAATAATTCCCGCACGTTATGCTTCTACCCGTTTCCCCGCAAAGGCACTGGTAGACATTGGCGGAAAAAGTATGATCCAGCGGGTATATGAACAATCGGTACAGGCCAGCCAGCTTGCAAAGGTTATTGTGGCCACGGACGACGAGCGTATACTGGAACATGTACTCGGCTTTGGCGGCGAAGCCGTAATGACTTCAACGGCACATCAAAGCGGGACGGACAGATGTTATGAAGCACTGGTAAAAACAGAAATGAGTTTTGACTATGTCATTAACATTCAAGGAGATGAACCGTTCATTAGCCCAGAACCCATTGATCACCTCGCCGCAGTTTTGGACGGCGCTACTGAACTAGCCACCCTGGTTAAGGTCATTGATTCCGAAGATATCCTGTTCAATGTAAACGTTCCGAAGGCCATACTCAATAAACGAAATGAAGTGATGTACTTCAGCCGGCAAACCATCCCACACCTTCGGAATATCGACGAGAAAGAATGGTTAAAGAGCCATACCTTTTACAAACACATTGGTATATATGCTTACCGTGTTGACGTCCTTGCAAGGATTACCGAGCTGCCGGTTTCTTCTCTTGAAAAAGCCGAAGCACTTGAACAGCTTCGCTGGCTGGAAAACGGTTATGCAATCCGCGCGGTGGTTACCTCGGACGATTCCCATGGTGTGGATACACCGGCGGATCTGGATCGGGTCACCAGGAAATTCTTGTCCTGA
- a CDS encoding DUF4905 domain-containing protein yields MQKLFSFRFSQNIWRILPHPDPARNEWALELREISEKKVSFALIDLDKPAMIWQQEPEGTDWWTSLTSFSEGHIFLHNYRYPDIPEPTDLLCISVIDGHLSWALPNQVLVEHLGPGEEMVLMRSGEQLKYSGVNSNTGELFTLIERSERETITVNLKQPVRYKSGDMYFDQLSAFVKTAAGGAVPVSIDYLDQDPYMMFSYYIYAGEKFVQHLLIATKNREILFHEKISEPRDAVSLSTMLLKGRVLVYLKNNNEFSSLKLS; encoded by the coding sequence TTGCAAAAACTCTTTTCCTTTCGGTTTTCACAAAATATATGGCGTATCCTACCGCATCCGGACCCTGCAAGAAACGAATGGGCACTCGAATTACGCGAAATTTCTGAAAAGAAGGTGTCTTTCGCATTAATTGATCTGGACAAACCTGCGATGATATGGCAGCAGGAGCCCGAAGGAACCGACTGGTGGACGTCCCTTACCTCTTTTTCGGAGGGCCATATTTTTTTGCATAATTACAGATACCCGGATATTCCGGAGCCAACGGACCTCCTATGTATTTCGGTAATCGACGGGCATCTTTCATGGGCACTGCCCAACCAGGTACTGGTAGAGCACCTGGGGCCAGGTGAGGAAATGGTTCTGATGCGTTCTGGAGAACAGCTTAAATATTCGGGAGTGAATTCAAATACGGGGGAATTATTTACGTTAATTGAGAGATCTGAAAGAGAAACAATTACCGTAAATCTCAAGCAACCTGTAAGGTACAAAAGCGGAGATATGTATTTTGATCAGCTTTCTGCTTTTGTAAAGACAGCAGCCGGTGGAGCGGTTCCGGTAAGCATTGATTATCTTGATCAGGACCCGTATATGATGTTTTCTTATTATATTTACGCGGGGGAAAAGTTTGTACAGCATTTGCTCATTGCCACAAAAAACAGAGAAATACTTTTTCACGAAAAGATCAGTGAGCCACGGGATGCTGTCAGCCTTTCTACTATGCTGCTGAAAGGTAGGGTGCTTGTATACCTCAAAAATAATAATGAATTTTCGAGTTTAAAGCTTTCATAA
- a CDS encoding ThuA domain-containing protein: MFQTFYRKSFPLLRFVLQLVLLLTVLDAHAQVVTPEKRILVFSKTAGFRHASIPAGRAALLKLGQQLNLAVDTTENAGLFTEKNLKKYSAIVFLNTTGDILNEKQQDAFEHYIQAGGGYVGIHAAADTEYDWQWYNKLAGAYFASHPGNPNVQEGEVYVVNDNHPSMNDFPKKWKIKDEFYDFKSFNPKVNVLLKIDEKSYKDGKMGDNHPMSWYHEFDGGKAFYTNFGHENSTFENPVFLKHLTGGLNYVMASSLDYSRTRPEENRFSKKVLANKLDEPTELVVLDDHRILFTERKGKLKLYNPKTKTVKVVADVPVYSKQEYGLMGINIDPNFKTNKLVYLYYSPPSSAADTAQHLSRFKYDDVKDTLLLSTEEVFLKVPVKRTDCCHTGGSIAWDAKGNLYLSTGDDVNPFQSNGYGPIDERPGREGWDGQHSSSNTNDLRGKVLRIKPRYGDRRANMPGGTNLYDIPEGNLFPAGNPKTRPEIYVMGTRNPYRISVDQHTGYLYWGDVGPDASNDNPKRGPRGYDEVNQARKAGYFGYPLFIADNKPYVDFNFADSTSGKPFDPKAPVNNSPHNTGIQELPPAQPAFIWYPYADSPEFGAIVGKGGRNAMAGPVYYYNDFKDSKDKFPEYYNGKFFAYDWIRDYINVVTMNKQGDLLNIERFMPNGKFSHPIDMQFANDGSLYTLEYGPNWFAQNDEAALSHITFNAGNRVPVAVAAANNTIGAVPLKVSFSSKGSLDYDGDAIKYEWNFGKGLPKSTSPNPTFTYAKPGEYIAVLKVTDSAGNSSTSEVTIKAGNAIPKVEVAIKGNKTFYWNDKPVQYEVNVADKEDGSVANKKIPEDEVTLTINYLEGFDKTQLAQGHQANTGFDTGKRLIELSDCKACHSVNKKSIGPAYIEVAKRYEKERNSVKTLAEKVIKGGGGNWGEQAMAAHPQHKPEEAEEMVKYILSLAKEKVVDKKPLKSSYVTQAKQKEGSYIFTASYTDKGNGLMGPLTGSKTVALRPSKVLANSYDEAKNVTKFKTPAGLEAVNGSKNGSYIAFDDIDLTGISSLTVSAGVMEKFSAGGTLEVRLGSPGGTKIGETKVSANGTLDITLKAPAGSTPQKLFLVFSNPDAGNKALFWIDSVTFNNTAL; encoded by the coding sequence ATGTTTCAAACTTTTTATCGGAAGTCCTTTCCCCTCCTGCGTTTCGTGCTTCAGCTGGTACTGTTGCTAACGGTTTTGGATGCCCATGCGCAGGTAGTTACACCTGAAAAACGTATCCTGGTATTTTCCAAAACGGCTGGTTTTCGCCATGCTTCTATTCCCGCAGGCCGCGCTGCCTTGCTGAAACTAGGACAGCAATTGAACCTGGCTGTGGATACTACTGAAAATGCCGGCCTATTTACCGAAAAGAATTTAAAAAAATACAGCGCTATAGTATTCCTGAACACCACCGGAGATATCCTTAACGAAAAACAGCAGGATGCTTTTGAACATTATATCCAGGCCGGAGGAGGTTATGTGGGAATACATGCCGCTGCTGATACGGAATATGACTGGCAATGGTACAATAAACTTGCAGGAGCCTATTTTGCAAGCCATCCTGGCAACCCTAATGTACAAGAAGGGGAAGTCTATGTTGTAAATGACAATCATCCGTCCATGAATGACTTTCCAAAAAAATGGAAGATCAAGGATGAGTTCTATGATTTTAAAAGTTTTAATCCCAAAGTGAATGTTCTCCTCAAAATCGATGAGAAATCATATAAAGATGGCAAAATGGGAGATAACCACCCGATGTCGTGGTACCACGAATTTGACGGCGGAAAAGCATTTTATACGAACTTCGGCCACGAAAATTCAACTTTTGAAAATCCTGTTTTCCTGAAACATCTTACCGGAGGGCTAAATTACGTAATGGCTTCAAGCCTCGATTACTCCAGGACACGCCCGGAAGAAAATCGATTCTCCAAAAAAGTACTGGCAAACAAGTTGGATGAACCCACCGAACTGGTGGTACTAGACGATCACCGCATACTTTTCACCGAAAGAAAGGGGAAACTGAAATTGTATAACCCCAAAACAAAGACCGTAAAGGTAGTTGCCGATGTACCGGTTTACAGTAAGCAGGAGTACGGGCTGATGGGCATTAATATAGATCCTAATTTTAAAACCAATAAACTGGTTTACCTGTATTATTCCCCTCCTTCCTCCGCAGCGGATACGGCTCAGCATTTGTCCAGATTCAAATATGATGACGTAAAAGATACGCTGCTGTTGTCAACCGAAGAGGTATTCCTTAAAGTACCGGTGAAACGTACGGATTGCTGTCACACGGGAGGATCCATTGCCTGGGATGCAAAAGGAAATCTGTATTTGTCCACGGGTGACGACGTAAATCCCTTCCAGTCAAACGGTTACGGACCAATTGATGAACGTCCGGGCCGTGAGGGCTGGGACGGGCAGCATTCCTCCTCAAATACCAACGATTTAAGAGGAAAGGTACTTCGGATTAAACCGCGCTATGGCGACCGCCGGGCCAATATGCCGGGAGGAACCAATCTTTATGATATTCCAGAGGGTAACCTTTTCCCTGCCGGCAACCCAAAAACCCGCCCCGAAATTTATGTGATGGGCACGCGTAACCCCTACCGGATTTCTGTTGATCAGCATACTGGATACCTGTACTGGGGAGATGTAGGCCCGGATGCCTCGAACGACAACCCCAAACGTGGCCCGAGAGGATATGATGAGGTAAACCAGGCACGAAAGGCAGGCTATTTCGGATATCCGCTTTTCATTGCTGACAACAAACCGTACGTAGATTTTAATTTTGCAGACAGTACTTCCGGAAAGCCTTTTGATCCGAAAGCACCGGTCAATAATTCCCCTCACAATACAGGTATCCAGGAATTACCTCCTGCTCAGCCTGCTTTCATCTGGTATCCCTATGCCGATTCGCCCGAGTTTGGAGCCATTGTAGGCAAAGGCGGGAGAAATGCTATGGCCGGGCCCGTTTATTACTACAATGATTTCAAAGACAGCAAGGATAAATTTCCGGAATATTACAACGGCAAATTCTTTGCTTACGACTGGATCCGTGATTACATCAATGTGGTGACCATGAACAAACAGGGCGACTTGCTGAACATTGAACGTTTCATGCCTAACGGGAAATTCAGCCACCCGATTGACATGCAGTTTGCTAACGACGGATCGCTTTACACGCTCGAGTACGGCCCTAACTGGTTTGCTCAGAACGACGAAGCCGCTTTGTCGCACATCACCTTCAATGCGGGCAACCGCGTTCCGGTAGCAGTTGCGGCAGCTAACAACACCATTGGTGCCGTTCCTTTGAAGGTATCTTTCTCATCCAAAGGTTCTCTGGATTACGACGGTGACGCCATCAAATATGAGTGGAATTTCGGAAAAGGATTACCCAAAAGCACCTCTCCAAACCCCACTTTTACTTATGCCAAACCAGGTGAGTACATTGCCGTGCTGAAGGTTACTGACAGCGCCGGAAATTCGAGTACCTCAGAAGTTACCATTAAAGCAGGTAATGCCATACCAAAAGTTGAAGTTGCGATTAAAGGAAACAAAACCTTTTACTGGAACGATAAACCCGTTCAATACGAGGTGAACGTAGCCGATAAAGAAGACGGAAGCGTGGCCAATAAAAAAATTCCGGAAGACGAGGTAACACTCACCATCAATTATCTGGAAGGATTTGACAAAACGCAGCTGGCGCAGGGCCACCAGGCTAACACTGGATTTGATACAGGAAAACGGTTGATTGAACTGAGCGACTGCAAGGCCTGCCACTCGGTAAATAAAAAATCCATCGGTCCGGCTTATATAGAGGTGGCTAAACGTTACGAAAAAGAACGTAACTCCGTTAAGACACTTGCAGAAAAGGTGATCAAAGGCGGTGGCGGAAACTGGGGCGAACAGGCTATGGCAGCCCACCCGCAGCATAAACCAGAGGAAGCCGAGGAAATGGTGAAATACATCCTTTCATTGGCGAAGGAGAAGGTTGTCGATAAAAAACCTCTGAAAAGTTCCTACGTTACGCAGGCGAAACAGAAAGAAGGCTCTTACATTTTCACTGCAAGTTACACAGATAAAGGCAACGGTCTGATGGGGCCGCTCACGGGCTCTAAAACCGTGGCATTACGTCCTTCAAAGGTGTTAGCGAATTCTTATGATGAGGCCAAAAACGTAACCAAATTCAAAACTCCGGCAGGCCTGGAAGCTGTAAACGGTTCTAAAAACGGAAGCTACATTGCTTTTGATGATATTGACCTGACGGGCATTAGCAGCTTAACGGTATCTGCCGGAGTCATGGAAAAATTCTCGGCAGGCGGTACACTGGAGGTACGTTTGGGCAGCCCGGGTGGCACAAAAATCGGTGAAACAAAAGTATCAGCTAACGGAACGCTGGATATTACGCTGAAAGCACCGGCAGGCAGTACTCCTCAAAAATTATTTCTGGTGTTCAGTAATCCGGATGCAGGCAACAAAGCCTTGTTCTGGATAGACTCTGTAACCTTTAATAATACAGCACTGTAA
- a CDS encoding LysM peptidoglycan-binding domain-containing protein — translation MANGVITVDSVGYEKVGGKIYVLHKVNQGQTMFAVVRQYGTTIQSLRDANPGIPDQLQTGQMIRVPYTPKVAKNEVKKPEVKPEVKEAKPTPAPTQTAPAPASTSAPSATASVSVAPNGIHKVEPGQTLYRVAVKYGVLMADLRKWNNLTDDNLQDGQELIVSEKPAGKPTTAPVTTPPAKVVTTTVVKDSVKAKTAVAEKVVKPVEEVVPPKVVKGKRKSESGLAEMIETDESTSKFLGLHRTAPVGSLVEVLNEYNQEKIIVRIIGRIPDTSINDDIVIKLSSRAFEKVSPNSKRFRAVVSYLE, via the coding sequence ATGGCGAACGGAGTTATTACTGTGGATTCTGTTGGATATGAGAAGGTAGGAGGGAAAATTTACGTACTACATAAGGTGAACCAGGGACAGACCATGTTCGCGGTCGTAAGACAGTATGGGACGACGATACAATCTCTGCGGGATGCCAATCCCGGGATACCCGACCAACTGCAGACGGGGCAGATGATCAGAGTACCCTATACACCCAAAGTTGCTAAAAATGAGGTCAAAAAACCGGAAGTGAAACCTGAGGTGAAAGAAGCGAAGCCAACACCGGCTCCCACCCAGACAGCCCCCGCACCAGCTTCCACTTCTGCTCCAAGTGCCACTGCGTCGGTTTCCGTGGCGCCCAATGGCATTCATAAAGTGGAACCCGGACAGACCCTTTACCGTGTGGCGGTAAAGTATGGTGTACTCATGGCCGATCTCAGAAAATGGAACAATCTTACGGATGACAACCTTCAGGACGGCCAGGAGCTGATTGTCAGCGAGAAACCTGCCGGAAAACCAACTACGGCTCCTGTGACCACCCCGCCGGCTAAAGTAGTAACCACTACTGTTGTGAAAGATTCGGTGAAGGCGAAAACCGCGGTTGCTGAAAAGGTTGTAAAGCCTGTTGAAGAGGTTGTGCCGCCGAAAGTAGTGAAGGGCAAAAGAAAGTCCGAGTCGGGCCTTGCAGAAATGATTGAGACGGATGAAAGTACCAGTAAGTTTCTGGGACTTCACCGTACGGCACCGGTTGGTTCATTGGTGGAAGTACTCAATGAGTATAATCAGGAAAAGATCATTGTCCGTATTATTGGCCGGATTCCTGACACCAGCATCAATGATGATATTGTGATCAAACTTTCTTCCCGTGCGTTCGAAAAGGTTTCACCTAACAGCAAACGATTCAGAGCTGTGGTAAGTTATCTTGAGTGA
- a CDS encoding sugar phosphate isomerase/epimerase family protein, whose amino-acid sequence MKTIKGPGIFLAQFLGDEAPFNSLDTIAQYMADLGYKGLQLPVWDPRVIDIKLAAESQTYADELKGKLQDKGLEITELSSHIIGQLVASHPVYDEMYDGFAIPEVRKNPKARSEWATQQLKYTAIASKNLGLSASATFSGALAWPFLYPWPQRPAGLVETAFKELAARWKPILDVYDENGVDVAYELHPGEDLFDGSTFEMFVDYLGGHTRANINYDPSHFVLQQLDYLQFIDLYHDRIKAFHVKDAEFNPTGKQGVYSGFAGWADRAGRFRSLGDGQVDFSAIFSKLSQYGYGSWAVLEWECCIKSPTQGAAEGAPFIADHIIEVTTKAFDDFAGTGADEAFNRKVLGL is encoded by the coding sequence ATGAAAACAATAAAAGGACCCGGAATTTTCCTTGCGCAGTTTTTAGGAGATGAAGCACCGTTCAATTCACTGGATACCATTGCGCAGTATATGGCCGACCTTGGTTATAAGGGCTTGCAGCTTCCTGTCTGGGATCCAAGGGTTATTGATATAAAACTTGCCGCAGAGTCTCAGACCTACGCGGACGAACTAAAAGGCAAACTCCAGGACAAAGGGCTGGAAATAACGGAGCTTTCCTCTCATATCATCGGGCAGTTGGTGGCTTCTCACCCTGTATATGATGAAATGTATGATGGTTTCGCTATCCCCGAAGTACGCAAAAATCCCAAAGCACGTTCCGAATGGGCCACCCAGCAGCTTAAGTATACGGCCATTGCAAGTAAAAACCTGGGACTTTCAGCCAGTGCAACTTTTTCTGGAGCTTTGGCTTGGCCATTCCTGTACCCCTGGCCGCAACGCCCGGCCGGGCTGGTAGAAACCGCGTTTAAGGAACTCGCGGCACGCTGGAAGCCTATCCTTGACGTTTATGATGAAAATGGTGTGGACGTCGCTTACGAACTTCACCCTGGAGAAGATCTTTTTGACGGTTCTACCTTCGAAATGTTTGTCGACTATCTTGGCGGACATACCCGTGCCAACATCAACTACGATCCGAGCCATTTCGTTTTACAACAGCTGGATTATTTACAGTTTATTGACCTGTATCACGATCGTATCAAGGCTTTCCATGTAAAAGATGCGGAATTTAACCCTACAGGTAAGCAGGGCGTTTACAGCGGATTTGCCGGATGGGCCGACCGTGCCGGGCGTTTCCGTTCTTTGGGAGACGGACAGGTTGATTTCTCGGCAATTTTTTCAAAACTTTCTCAGTATGGCTACGGAAGCTGGGCAGTACTGGAATGGGAATGCTGCATCAAATCCCCGACACAGGGAGCGGCCGAGGGCGCACCTTTCATTGCAGACCATATCATTGAGGTTACTACAAAAGCTTTTGACGACTTTGCCGGAACTGGCGCAGACGAAGCCTTTAACCGCAAAGTATTAGGTCTTTAA